Proteins from one Pseudomonas grandcourensis genomic window:
- a CDS encoding DUF2066 domain-containing protein, which produces MRFCKFLLVSCLSVVSLVSHAETVKGLYQVREPVNGQSPEERDQATQRALDTLVLRLTGDPKAAQSPGLAAIRKDPQQIISQYGFEAGPPEVLKVDFDPGTTEQALRRAGLAMWGANRPSILGWWLNDSTEGSSLVGDGQASAAPLRRAAQHRGLPLRLPLADLNEQIVATAPNLEGADPAPLHAASERYNADALLAVHAKEEGGQWQAKWQLWLGDKKEAGSVQGADQAAVADAVMLAVNERLAPRFVAKPGASSEQLLEVQGMNLEHYASLGRLLEPFGGRVQSVEGDRILYRVNGSVDQLRAQLSLARLQEAPAGQAPAPVAPVQPATGSPVPVAAPAPTPQLRYRW; this is translated from the coding sequence ATGCGTTTTTGTAAATTCTTGCTTGTGAGTTGTTTGTCAGTGGTCAGCCTGGTCAGTCACGCCGAAACCGTCAAAGGCCTTTATCAGGTTCGCGAGCCGGTGAATGGCCAGTCGCCCGAGGAGCGCGACCAAGCGACTCAGCGTGCGTTGGACACGCTTGTATTGCGCCTGACCGGCGACCCCAAGGCCGCTCAAAGTCCGGGGCTGGCGGCGATTCGCAAAGACCCGCAACAGATCATCAGCCAATACGGCTTTGAGGCCGGGCCGCCGGAAGTCCTGAAGGTCGATTTCGATCCGGGTACCACCGAGCAGGCCTTGCGCCGCGCCGGTCTGGCCATGTGGGGCGCCAATCGGCCGTCGATCCTCGGCTGGTGGTTGAATGATTCCACCGAGGGTTCAAGCCTGGTGGGCGACGGCCAGGCCAGCGCGGCGCCACTGCGTCGGGCTGCCCAGCACCGTGGCTTGCCATTGCGCTTGCCATTGGCGGATTTGAATGAGCAGATCGTCGCGACCGCGCCGAATCTGGAGGGCGCAGATCCCGCGCCTTTACATGCGGCGTCGGAGCGCTACAACGCCGACGCCCTGCTCGCGGTACACGCCAAGGAAGAGGGCGGGCAGTGGCAAGCCAAGTGGCAATTGTGGCTGGGGGATAAAAAAGAGGCCGGCAGTGTGCAGGGCGCCGATCAGGCCGCCGTGGCCGACGCGGTGATGCTGGCGGTCAACGAGCGCCTTGCGCCACGGTTTGTTGCCAAACCCGGTGCTTCGAGCGAGCAGTTGCTGGAAGTGCAGGGCATGAATCTTGAACACTACGCGTCGCTCGGGCGTTTGCTGGAGCCATTTGGCGGGCGCGTACAAAGTGTCGAGGGCGACCGGATTCTCTATCGGGTCAATGGCAGCGTCGATCAGCTGCGTGCACAACTGTCGCTGGCGAGGCTGCAGGAAGCGCCGGCGGGGCAAGCCCCGGCACCGGTAGCGCCCGTTCAGCCAGCCACCGGCAGCCCGGTGCCCGTCGCCGCGCCGGCCCCAACCCCGCAACTGCGTTATCGCTGGTAG
- a CDS encoding pirin family protein produces the protein MNTPLVIRPRTEDVEGQPILRPLPSAKCRSVGPFVFFDHMLETRYPPGKGMNIRQHPHIGLSTLTYLFQGQIQHKDSLGSDQVVGTGDVSWMTAGSAIAHVERTPEALKESGFTMHGLQIWLASPKDKEQGPGHYSHHPASTLPVSENLGVKIRMIAGAGFCLESPVPVLSPTLYAELHLQTATTLLIPTEHEERALYMLSGEVQLDGEPIEPYSLVVLPAGEEMTLFAESDSHAVLFGGAPLDGPRRINWNFVASDPAAIDEARRRWAAGDWPTVPGEVERIELP, from the coding sequence ATGAACACTCCGCTCGTGATCCGCCCCCGCACCGAAGATGTCGAGGGCCAGCCGATTCTCCGCCCGCTGCCATCGGCCAAGTGCCGCAGCGTCGGGCCATTCGTGTTTTTCGACCATATGCTGGAAACCCGTTATCCACCGGGCAAAGGCATGAACATCCGCCAGCATCCGCACATTGGCCTGTCCACCCTCACCTACCTGTTCCAGGGGCAGATCCAGCACAAGGACAGCCTCGGTTCCGATCAAGTGGTCGGGACTGGCGACGTCAGCTGGATGACGGCCGGCAGTGCCATCGCCCACGTCGAACGCACGCCCGAGGCCCTGAAAGAAAGCGGCTTCACGATGCACGGCTTGCAGATCTGGCTGGCTTCACCCAAGGATAAAGAACAAGGCCCGGGGCATTACAGTCACCATCCGGCGTCCACATTGCCGGTCAGCGAAAACCTGGGGGTGAAGATTCGCATGATTGCCGGGGCAGGCTTTTGCCTGGAATCACCCGTGCCGGTGCTTTCTCCTACGTTGTACGCGGAACTGCACCTGCAAACGGCGACGACATTGCTGATTCCCACCGAGCATGAAGAACGTGCGCTGTATATGTTGAGCGGCGAGGTGCAACTCGATGGCGAGCCGATAGAGCCGTACTCGCTGGTGGTACTGCCTGCCGGGGAAGAAATGACACTGTTTGCTGAAAGCGATAGTCACGCCGTGTTGTTTGGCGGCGCACCGCTGGACGGGCCACGGCGGATCAACTGGAATTTTGTCGCAAGCGATCCGGCAGCGATTGATGAAGCGCGCCGGCGTTGGGCGGCCGGGGACTGGCCGACGGTGCCGGGGGAAGTCGAGAGGATCGAATTGCCCTGA
- the purM gene encoding phosphoribosylformylglycinamidine cyclo-ligase: protein MSKQPSLSYKDAGVDIDAGEALVERIKSVAKRTARPEVMGGLGGFGALCEIPAGYKQPVLVSGTDGVGTKLRLALNLNKHDSIGIDLVAMCVNDLVVCGAEPLFFLDYYATGKLNVDTAAQVVTGIGAGCELSGCSLVGGETAEMPGMYEGEDYDLAGFCVGVVEKSEIIDGSKVAAGDALLALPSSGPHSNGYSLIRKIIEVSGADIENTQLDGKPLADLLMAPTRIYVKPLLKLIKETGAVKAMAHITGGGLLDNIPRVLPKGAQAVVDVASWNRPAVFDWLQEKGNVDENEMHRVLNCGVGMVICVAQEHVETALNVLREAGEQPWVIGQISTAAEGAAQVELKNLKAH from the coding sequence ATGAGCAAGCAACCCTCCCTGAGCTACAAGGACGCCGGTGTAGACATCGACGCCGGTGAAGCATTGGTCGAACGCATCAAGAGCGTCGCCAAGCGCACTGCGCGCCCGGAAGTCATGGGCGGCCTGGGCGGTTTCGGCGCCCTCTGCGAAATCCCGGCCGGCTACAAGCAGCCCGTGCTGGTTTCCGGTACCGACGGCGTCGGCACCAAGCTGCGCCTGGCCCTGAACCTGAACAAGCACGACAGCATCGGCATCGACCTGGTTGCCATGTGCGTCAACGACCTGGTGGTGTGCGGCGCCGAGCCGCTGTTCTTCCTCGACTACTATGCCACCGGCAAACTGAACGTCGACACCGCTGCCCAGGTTGTGACCGGCATCGGCGCCGGCTGCGAACTGTCGGGTTGCTCGCTGGTTGGCGGCGAAACCGCTGAAATGCCGGGTATGTACGAAGGCGAAGACTACGACCTGGCCGGTTTCTGCGTCGGCGTCGTGGAAAAATCCGAAATCATCGACGGCTCCAAGGTCGCTGCCGGCGATGCCCTGCTCGCCCTGCCGTCCTCCGGCCCGCACTCCAATGGCTACTCGCTGATCCGCAAGATCATCGAAGTGTCCGGCGCCGATATCGAGAACACCCAGCTCGACGGCAAGCCGCTGGCCGATCTGCTGATGGCCCCGACCCGTATCTACGTGAAGCCGCTGCTCAAGCTGATCAAGGAAACCGGCGCGGTCAAAGCCATGGCCCACATCACCGGTGGCGGCCTGCTGGACAACATCCCGCGCGTTCTGCCAAAAGGCGCTCAAGCCGTGGTTGACGTGGCAAGCTGGAATCGCCCTGCAGTGTTCGACTGGCTGCAAGAAAAAGGCAACGTTGACGAGAACGAAATGCACCGCGTGCTGAACTGCGGCGTGGGCATGGTCATCTGCGTCGCTCAAGAGCACGTTGAAACGGCCCTGAACGTTCTGCGCGAAGCGGGCGAGCAGCCTTGGGTCATCGGCCAGATCTCCACCGCTGCCGAAGGCGCGGCCCAGGTTGAACTGAAGAACCTCAAGGCTCACTGA
- a CDS encoding DUF3108 domain-containing protein translates to MRRALLFACALLALPFAQAAELQPFSASYTADWKQLPMSGTAERSLEKTSDGKWKLSFKASMMIASLSEESTLTLDKDMLLPESYHFERGGLGKAKKSDLDFDWNTKMVTGTDRGDAVKVPLNRGMLDKSSYQLALQHDVAAGKKSMSYQVVDGSEVDTYDFRVLGAEKVDTKAGKIDAIKVERVRDPTQNKRITVMWFAKDWDYLLVRLQQVETDGKEYNIMLLDGTVNGKPVKGS, encoded by the coding sequence ATGCGTCGCGCCCTGCTCTTCGCTTGCGCTCTGCTCGCCTTGCCCTTCGCCCAGGCGGCAGAACTTCAACCTTTCTCCGCCAGCTACACCGCCGACTGGAAGCAGTTGCCCATGAGCGGCACTGCCGAGCGCAGCCTCGAAAAAACCAGCGATGGCAAATGGAAACTGAGTTTCAAGGCATCGATGATGATCGCCAGCCTGTCCGAGGAAAGCACACTGACCCTGGACAAGGACATGCTTCTTCCAGAGTCGTACCACTTTGAACGTGGCGGCTTGGGCAAGGCCAAGAAATCGGATCTGGATTTCGACTGGAATACCAAAATGGTCACCGGTACCGATCGCGGCGACGCGGTGAAGGTTCCGCTGAACCGCGGCATGCTCGACAAATCCAGCTACCAACTGGCCCTGCAGCACGACGTCGCCGCCGGCAAAAAAAGCATGAGTTATCAGGTGGTCGACGGCAGTGAAGTCGATACCTATGACTTCCGCGTGCTGGGCGCTGAAAAGGTCGACACCAAGGCCGGCAAGATCGATGCGATCAAGGTTGAACGTGTACGCGACCCGACACAAAACAAACGCATCACCGTGATGTGGTTCGCCAAGGATTGGGATTACCTGCTGGTCCGCCTGCAACAAGTCGAAACCGACGGCAAGGAATACAACATCATGCTCCTGGACGGTACGGTCAACGGCAAGCCAGTCAAAGGCAGCTGA
- a CDS encoding C40 family peptidase: MTMSARLAIMFFAALLSACASRTPPPAPVVRAPIVFGSSQAFSPEAEDVLFRALGLVGTPYRWGGNTPDSGFDCSGLIAYVYRDVAGIALPRTTREMISMQAANVGKEGLQTGDLLFFATNGGSQVSHAGIYVGEGRFVHAPATGGTVKLDSLSKAYWQKAYLSAKRVLQPEHLARNP, encoded by the coding sequence ATGACGATGTCGGCCCGCCTCGCAATCATGTTCTTCGCAGCGCTGCTCAGTGCCTGCGCCAGCCGCACACCGCCTCCTGCGCCGGTGGTTCGCGCTCCCATCGTATTTGGTTCCTCACAAGCGTTTTCGCCCGAAGCGGAAGACGTGCTGTTTCGCGCGCTCGGACTGGTGGGCACGCCTTATCGCTGGGGTGGCAACACACCGGATTCCGGGTTTGATTGCAGCGGCCTGATCGCCTACGTGTACCGTGATGTTGCCGGCATTGCCTTGCCGCGCACCACTCGCGAGATGATCTCCATGCAAGCGGCGAATGTGGGCAAGGAAGGCCTGCAGACCGGCGACCTGCTTTTCTTCGCCACCAATGGCGGCTCCCAGGTCAGTCATGCCGGCATCTACGTGGGAGAAGGACGCTTCGTCCACGCGCCGGCCACCGGTGGCACTGTGAAGCTCGACAGCCTGTCCAAGGCGTATTGGCAAAAGGCTTACCTGAGCGCCAAGCGTGTTCTGCAGCCTGAACATCTGGCGCGCAATCCGTAA
- the hda gene encoding DnaA regulatory inactivator Hda, with product MKPIQLPLGVRLRDDATFINYYPGANAAALGYVERLCEADAGWTESLIYLWGKDGVGRTHLLQAACLRFEQMGEPAVYLPLAELLDRGIEILDNLEQYELVCLDDLQVVAGRADWEEALFHLFNRLRDSGRRLLIAASTSPRELPVKLADLKSRLTLALIFQMRPLSDEDKLRALQLRASRRGLHLTDEVGHFILTRGTRSMSALFELLERLDQASLQAQRKLTIPFLKETLGW from the coding sequence ATGAAACCGATTCAGCTGCCCCTAGGTGTGCGTCTGCGTGACGACGCCACCTTTATCAACTACTACCCAGGCGCCAATGCCGCTGCACTCGGCTATGTCGAGCGGCTGTGCGAAGCCGACGCCGGCTGGACCGAAAGCCTGATCTACCTTTGGGGTAAAGACGGGGTAGGGCGTACGCACCTGTTGCAGGCCGCCTGCCTGCGCTTCGAGCAAATGGGGGAGCCTGCGGTGTACCTGCCGTTGGCGGAGCTGCTTGATCGCGGCATTGAAATCCTCGACAACCTCGAACAGTACGAACTGGTCTGCCTGGATGATTTGCAAGTGGTTGCCGGGCGAGCGGACTGGGAAGAGGCGCTGTTCCATCTGTTCAATCGCTTGCGTGACAGCGGTCGACGTTTGCTGATTGCCGCATCGACATCCCCGCGTGAGCTGCCTGTGAAGCTGGCGGATCTCAAATCCCGCCTGACCCTGGCCTTGATCTTCCAGATGCGCCCGCTGTCCGATGAGGACAAATTGCGTGCCCTGCAATTGCGCGCATCCCGTCGCGGCCTGCATCTGACCGATGAAGTCGGGCATTTCATTCTGACTCGCGGTACCCGCAGCATGAGCGCACTTTTCGAGCTGCTCGAGCGTCTCGACCAGGCCTCCCTCCAGGCTCAGCGCAAGCTGACAATCCCGTTTTTGAAAGAAACCCTCGGCTGGTAA
- a CDS encoding OsmC family protein, whose protein sequence is MSVTVNTVSAEGFRHSVQIDDHELFADVPVTAGGEGSAPEPHDYFDAALGACKALTLKLYAKKKNIPLTGVGVEVKRDNSLEQKGQYALHVKLTLKGVLTDAQRDELHRVADRCPIHKLMTTSEVSIETHLSEGAFSQ, encoded by the coding sequence ATGTCCGTTACTGTCAACACCGTTTCTGCCGAAGGCTTTCGCCATAGCGTCCAGATCGATGACCACGAACTCTTCGCCGACGTGCCCGTCACGGCGGGTGGTGAAGGCTCGGCACCGGAGCCGCACGATTATTTCGATGCCGCGCTGGGTGCCTGCAAAGCCTTGACCCTGAAGCTGTATGCCAAAAAGAAGAACATCCCATTGACCGGTGTCGGTGTGGAGGTAAAGCGCGACAACAGCCTGGAACAGAAAGGCCAGTACGCGCTGCACGTCAAACTGACCCTCAAAGGCGTACTCACCGACGCCCAGCGCGATGAACTGCACCGCGTGGCCGATCGCTGCCCGATCCACAAGCTGATGACCACCTCTGAAGTCAGCATCGAAACACATTTGTCCGAAGGCGCTTTCAGCCAATAG
- a CDS encoding AI-2E family transporter, whose translation MADSRRWFWLGGVVLLCVFVWLLHPILTPFLVALLLAYLFDPLVDRLEKAGLSRTWGVVAVFTLFTLIFTALLLVLVPLLARQLFRLYELAPQMLDWLQHTALPWAQSKFGLSEGFWKFDKLKAAISEHMSQTTDVVGVVLSHATASGLALIGWLANLVLIPVVSFYLLRDWDLMMAKLRSLLPRDREARAVSLAGECHEVLGAFVRGQLLVMVALGVIYAAGLMLVGLELGLLIGLIAGLAAIVPYMGFIIGIGAALIAGLFQFGGDLYPMLGIVAVFMVGQALEGMVLTPMLVGDRIGLHPVAVIFSILAGGELFGFTGVLLALPVAAVIMVLVRHVHDLYKDSEIYGRSDEPQV comes from the coding sequence ATGGCCGATTCGCGGCGTTGGTTCTGGCTCGGTGGGGTGGTCCTGCTGTGTGTGTTTGTCTGGTTGTTGCATCCGATCCTGACGCCGTTCCTGGTGGCGCTGCTGTTGGCCTACCTGTTCGACCCGCTGGTGGATCGGCTGGAGAAGGCAGGCCTGTCCCGAACCTGGGGTGTCGTGGCGGTGTTTACCCTGTTTACATTGATCTTCACCGCGCTGCTGTTGGTGTTGGTGCCGTTGCTCGCCAGGCAGTTGTTTCGTTTGTATGAGCTGGCCCCGCAGATGCTCGACTGGCTGCAGCACACGGCATTGCCGTGGGCACAATCGAAGTTCGGCCTGTCGGAAGGTTTCTGGAAGTTCGACAAGCTCAAGGCCGCCATCAGCGAGCATATGAGTCAGACCACTGATGTGGTCGGCGTGGTGTTGAGCCATGCCACGGCCTCGGGGCTGGCGTTGATCGGCTGGCTGGCAAATCTGGTGCTGATTCCCGTGGTGAGCTTCTACCTGTTGCGCGATTGGGATCTGATGATGGCCAAGCTCCGCAGCCTGCTGCCCCGTGATCGTGAAGCGCGAGCGGTGTCGCTGGCGGGTGAATGCCATGAAGTGCTCGGCGCCTTCGTGCGCGGACAGTTGCTGGTGATGGTGGCCTTGGGTGTGATCTACGCAGCCGGCCTGATGCTGGTCGGGTTGGAACTGGGCCTGTTGATTGGCCTGATTGCCGGCCTGGCGGCGATTGTGCCGTACATGGGGTTTATCATCGGCATTGGCGCGGCGCTCATTGCGGGGTTGTTCCAGTTCGGCGGTGATCTTTATCCGATGCTCGGCATTGTCGCGGTGTTCATGGTCGGTCAGGCGCTGGAGGGTATGGTGCTGACCCCCATGCTGGTCGGTGACCGGATTGGCCTGCACCCGGTGGCGGTGATTTTCTCGATCCTGGCCGGTGGTGAGCTGTTTGGCTTTACCGGTGTTCTGCTGGCGTTGCCGGTCGCTGCGGTGATCATGGTGCTGGTGCGCCATGTGCATGATTTGTATAAGGATTCTGAAATTTACGGAAGAAGCGACGAGCCGCAGGTGTAA
- a CDS encoding methyl-accepting chemotaxis protein — MSIRSLNIAPRASLGFGLLALMVFGLGAFALLQMSNMRAQSDQVDDNWLPSVMAVGDMSQDMLRLRALTMRLLINRDPQAQTQNVSKINDLKNVLDQAQQRYDKLIVLPEERVLFDRFKAAESKYLQFQSQVMAQATQGQVEEAAAILNGEMNPLADEITVTLRELVELSRHNANLATEAGRLVFNQSRIWVGVMIGVTALITIGLALLLTRSIVLPLSQSLKVAEVVAGGDLTASISITGKDEPARLLHALKSMQQSLRETIQRISDSSRQLASASEELSCVTEDATRGLHQQSLEIEQAATAVNQMTAAVEEVASNAAATSQASRESDRIAQHGREQVHQTVLSIESLAEDVTTNVAQVEDLAQKVYGITTVLDVIRAIAEQTNLLALNAAIEAARAGDAGRGFAVVADEVRALAHRTQQSTREIEQMITGIQQGTDLAVSSMQQSNTRARSTLEAAKAAGVALEDIASAFTVINERNIVIASASEEQAAVAREVDRNLMNIRDLAQQSSAGANQTSAASQELSRLAVDLNTLVARFSV, encoded by the coding sequence ATGAGCATCAGAAGTCTCAATATTGCGCCACGCGCGAGTCTCGGTTTTGGCCTGTTGGCGTTGATGGTTTTTGGCCTGGGGGCGTTCGCCCTGCTGCAAATGTCGAATATGCGGGCGCAGTCCGATCAGGTCGATGACAACTGGCTGCCCAGCGTGATGGCGGTCGGTGATATGAGTCAGGACATGTTGCGGTTGCGGGCATTGACCATGCGTTTGCTGATCAATCGCGATCCACAGGCACAGACGCAGAACGTCAGCAAAATCAACGATCTCAAAAATGTTCTCGACCAGGCCCAGCAGCGCTATGACAAGTTGATTGTGCTGCCTGAAGAGCGGGTGTTGTTCGATCGCTTCAAGGCGGCCGAGAGCAAATACCTGCAGTTTCAGAGTCAGGTGATGGCCCAGGCTACCCAGGGACAGGTGGAAGAGGCGGCGGCCATTCTCAATGGCGAGATGAATCCGCTGGCCGATGAGATCACGGTCACCCTCAGGGAGTTGGTCGAACTCAGCAGGCACAACGCCAATCTGGCGACTGAGGCGGGGCGCCTGGTGTTCAACCAGTCACGGATCTGGGTCGGGGTGATGATCGGTGTGACTGCGCTGATCACCATTGGCCTGGCACTGTTGCTGACGCGCAGCATCGTGTTGCCGCTGTCACAGTCGTTGAAAGTGGCCGAGGTGGTCGCCGGTGGGGACCTCACCGCAAGCATCAGCATTACCGGCAAGGACGAACCCGCGCGGTTGCTGCACGCGCTCAAGAGCATGCAGCAGAGTTTGCGTGAAACCATTCAACGTATCTCCGATTCATCCCGTCAATTGGCCTCGGCTTCGGAGGAGCTCAGTTGCGTCACGGAAGACGCCACCCGTGGCCTGCATCAGCAGAGCCTGGAGATTGAGCAGGCCGCCACGGCGGTCAACCAGATGACTGCCGCCGTGGAAGAAGTGGCGAGCAATGCGGCCGCAACGTCGCAAGCTTCCCGCGAGTCCGACCGCATTGCCCAGCACGGGCGAGAACAGGTGCACCAGACGGTGCTGTCGATCGAGTCGCTGGCTGAAGATGTCACCACCAACGTCGCTCAGGTCGAAGACCTGGCGCAGAAGGTGTATGGCATCACAACCGTGTTGGACGTGATTCGCGCGATTGCCGAGCAGACCAATCTGCTGGCCTTGAATGCGGCCATCGAAGCCGCGCGGGCCGGGGACGCCGGGCGCGGGTTTGCGGTAGTGGCCGATGAGGTGCGGGCCCTGGCGCATCGTACCCAGCAATCGACCCGGGAAATCGAACAGATGATTACCGGTATCCAGCAGGGCACTGACCTGGCTGTCAGCTCGATGCAGCAAAGCAACACCCGGGCGCGCTCGACACTGGAAGCGGCGAAAGCGGCGGGCGTTGCCCTGGAGGATATCGCTTCGGCATTCACCGTGATCAATGAGCGCAACATCGTGATTGCCAGCGCCTCGGAGGAGCAGGCGGCGGTGGCGCGGGAGGTGGATCGCAACTTGATGAATATCCGTGACCTGGCGCAACAGAGCTCGGCCGGGGCGAACCAGACCAGCGCGGCGAGTCAGGAGTTGTCGCGCCTGGCGGTGGATCTGAATACCTTGGTGGCGCGGTTTTCGGTCTGA
- a CDS encoding C40 family peptidase — protein MLNRFAPLVPLALVTLLFGCAAHTPVAQQAPQQQVQHSATAQSSALFQEELATEKELADFAGGKSYQLPVLADSILERGMSLIGTRYRFGGTSEAGFDCSGFIGYLFREEAGMNLPRSTREMINVDAPLVSRSKLEPGDLLFFATNGRRGRVSHAGIYLGDNQFIHSSSRRSGGVRIDSLGDSYWSKTFIEAKRALAMAPNASPIVTARK, from the coding sequence ATGCTAAATCGCTTCGCACCCCTCGTGCCTCTCGCACTCGTTACCCTGTTGTTCGGTTGCGCCGCCCACACTCCGGTGGCCCAACAAGCTCCGCAACAGCAGGTTCAACACTCGGCCACTGCCCAGTCTTCCGCTCTCTTTCAGGAAGAGCTGGCCACCGAAAAAGAACTCGCAGATTTCGCTGGCGGCAAGTCCTACCAGCTTCCGGTCCTGGCCGACAGCATCCTCGAACGTGGCATGTCCCTGATCGGTACCCGTTACCGTTTCGGCGGTACTTCTGAAGCCGGCTTCGATTGCAGTGGTTTCATCGGTTACCTGTTCCGCGAAGAAGCAGGCATGAACCTGCCACGCTCCACCCGCGAAATGATCAACGTGGACGCTCCGCTGGTCTCGCGCAGCAAACTTGAGCCGGGTGACCTGCTGTTCTTCGCCACCAATGGTCGTCGTGGTCGCGTCAGTCACGCCGGGATCTACCTGGGTGACAACCAGTTCATCCACTCCAGCAGCCGCCGCAGCGGTGGTGTACGCATCGATAGCCTGGGTGACAGCTACTGGAGCAAGACCTTCATCGAAGCCAAGCGCGCCCTGGCAATGGCACCTAACGCGTCGCCAATCGTCACTGCACGTAAATAA
- a CDS encoding dienelactone hydrolase family protein: MSQITVRSVAYQIDGQAYESRLAFDADHKGPRPGLLMAPNWMGVSAGAEEIARSVAAKGYVVLIADLYGQSVRPTNNDEAGAAMMPLKNDRPLLRKRMQAAFEQLQSQGEVAVDTSKLATFGFCFGGCCALEFARTGAPVKAAVSFHGTLDTPNPADAKNIKGKVLVLHGASDPLVPKEQLPAFEDEMNAAGVDWQLLSYGGAFHSFTDPHANVPGMMMYDAKVAARAFTSMHNLLDEVFKG, encoded by the coding sequence ATGAGCCAAATCACTGTACGTTCCGTTGCCTATCAGATTGATGGCCAGGCTTACGAAAGCCGTCTGGCGTTCGATGCCGACCATAAAGGCCCACGCCCGGGTTTATTGATGGCGCCGAACTGGATGGGCGTCAGCGCCGGTGCCGAGGAGATCGCCAGGTCGGTGGCCGCCAAGGGTTATGTGGTACTGATCGCAGACCTTTACGGTCAATCGGTTCGTCCGACGAACAATGACGAGGCCGGCGCGGCCATGATGCCGTTGAAGAATGACCGCCCATTGCTGCGCAAGCGCATGCAGGCGGCGTTCGAACAGCTGCAAAGCCAGGGTGAAGTGGCTGTCGATACTTCGAAACTGGCCACTTTCGGTTTCTGTTTCGGCGGTTGCTGCGCCCTGGAGTTCGCCCGTACCGGCGCGCCGGTGAAGGCTGCGGTGTCGTTCCACGGCACGCTGGACACACCGAATCCGGCTGATGCGAAAAACATCAAGGGTAAGGTCCTGGTGCTGCACGGTGCTTCCGATCCATTGGTGCCGAAGGAGCAGTTACCGGCGTTCGAAGATGAAATGAACGCGGCCGGTGTGGATTGGCAGTTGCTGAGCTACGGTGGTGCGTTCCACTCGTTCACCGACCCGCACGCCAACGTGCCGGGCATGATGATGTATGACGCCAAGGTGGCTGCCCGGGCCTTCACGTCGATGCATAACTTGCTGGATGAAGTGTTCAAGGGTTGA
- the purN gene encoding phosphoribosylglycinamide formyltransferase: protein MPKTCDVVVLLSGTGSNLQALIDSTRTGDSPVRIAAVISNRADAYGLQRARDAGIDTRALDHKAFEGREAFDAALIELIDAFNPKLVVLAGFMRILSAGFVRHYQGRLLNIHPSLLPKYKGLHTHERALEAGDTEHGCSVHFVTEELDGGPLVVQAVIPVELQDSPQSLAQRVHVQEHLIYPMAVRWFAEGRLALGEQGALLDGQLLAASGHLIRN from the coding sequence ATGCCTAAGACCTGTGATGTCGTGGTGCTGTTGTCCGGCACCGGCAGTAACTTGCAGGCCTTGATCGACAGCACGCGGACCGGCGACAGCCCGGTCCGCATCGCTGCGGTGATTTCCAACCGTGCCGATGCCTACGGCCTGCAACGCGCCAGAGACGCGGGTATCGATACCCGCGCCCTGGATCACAAGGCTTTCGAAGGTCGCGAGGCCTTCGATGCCGCGCTGATCGAACTGATCGACGCCTTCAATCCCAAACTCGTGGTACTGGCCGGATTCATGCGCATTCTCAGCGCCGGTTTCGTACGCCACTATCAGGGTCGCCTGCTCAATATCCATCCCTCGCTGCTACCCAAATACAAAGGGTTACACACTCATGAGCGTGCGCTGGAGGCTGGCGACACCGAGCACGGCTGCTCCGTGCACTTCGTCACCGAGGAACTCGATGGCGGACCACTGGTCGTACAGGCTGTAATACCGGTAGAGTTACAGGATTCGCCGCAGAGTCTGGCGCAGCGGGTCCATGTTCAGGAACACCTGATCTACCCGATGGCCGTACGCTGGTTTGCCGAAGGTCGTCTGGCCCTCGGCGAGCAAGGTGCTTTACTGGATGGACAGTTACTCGCGGCCAGCGGCCACTTGATTCGAAACTAG